The DNA segment AATTCACATCTGGCCTTCCTCAGTAAAATGACTCATGTTGGCAGTAACATGAGGTCAAACATTGTCAAAAGATTTCAACATCTGTAAAACTCCCTTCTGTTTCTTCCATAGGTGTCAATGGACTGGGCCCTTTTTGTAATATTGCAAGTCATATTTCAGCCATCTCTCTCAGGTGTGTACAACAATGGGGTATTTATGAGTAAATAAGACCACAAACAGGACAACAATAGCATCTATGTAAAACCTTTCTATTTCGATTTGACGCACAAGctgatttaaagctgctgtgtaAACTCATTTAGTGAGCACAATTTGACATTGgacattgttttctttatggCTGTGGACCACATTTAGATTAATCATGACATTTGTGGTATTTCCCTGCAGTCTTATTCACTGTTGAGGCAGAGAGACCCACGTACACGTCAGAGTTCGGTGGCGATGTCGTGATGGGCTGCAGGTTTCAGCCAAAACCGTCAAATCCTCAAGCTGACCTGAAGGTGTCCTGGCGCTGGCTCGGCAGCACCTCCCCCTGGGAAGTGTACCAGATGAATAATGGGAAGGAGCACTCGGCGTCTCCGGAGTATCAGGGCAGAGTGAGGCTTCTCACTGAGCAGCTGAATGAGGGCTGGGCCAAGCTACAGGTAATTACTGGCAGTGATGTGATATCATATCTTACATCTGTCTAGTCTTGCCATCCTCTTTTCATCCTAATGGGATGACTCATATCTGCGCTCATAGTGTTATGTCACATACTAAGGTCCCGCCATCTTACCTTTGTGAGGAGATTTGTTGCATCACTGACTTTACCAAATTAtatatgttttcactgtggCTGATAAGAGTTGAATCAATCAGAGAGTTGTTCACACAGTTGTTGATATTTAAAACAGAATGTACAGAATAAGACATGAGAAAAAGGATAATGCAACAGAATTCAGGTTCATTTAAACCTCTGCTTCATAAAAGCATAACATGTCACTCAGCCATTAGGACAATTAAggactcttcttcttcttttgtcattttacagGTCTCCAGGCTGAGGATCAATGACTCTGGGGTTTATCAGTGTCTGGTGCAGACAGGAGAAGGAGCTGACTATAAAGCCATAACTTTGTCTGTTATAGGTAGGCActgagtctgtgtcagtgtAACAGTGCAACTTTTGAGGTTTAGGAGAAGACCTCGGGGCTTTGTTCTAGGAATGCTGTTGTGCAACGGCCACAGGATATGGTCATTTCTGGGCAGCTACTGTATCActcactgtgaaaatgaaactaaCAGTTTGGTGTTCCCCTTAGCAATATTGTGCAAAATATCTCAATCATAACTTTGAAATCATATCATAGTAACACTGATCTAAAGACAGTTATGTGTATTCTTTCTGTCTGGTTCTCCTCTAGCACCTTATAAAACACTGACTAAACGCATTGTGAAAGCAGCAGAAGGGGATAAAGTGCTGCTAACCTGCCAATCTGAGGGATACCCCGAGTCACCTGTTGTGTGGCAGGATGGACGCCTGCAGAGCCTCAAGTCCAACACCACTACTGTGTCAACACCAGAACAACTTTTTAAAGTCACCAGTCAGATACATGTCAACTCTTCAGATAAAGACAACTACACATGTCACTTTTTAAATGGTGGCCAATCTGCAACATTCCATATTCCAGGTAATTTTGATAACATTTTCTTTAAGGTTCTCTACCAAAACAGTAATATATTCAACtggagagaacatgcaaacagacatttcctgtcagctctcaactgcacaaaaaaatcacaacaagATAAAAGAATCAGTTGAGAAGtaatgaaacagaaaagtcTCACTACAACTCTCTCTGCAGTTGTGTtactatttttgacattttggcttCCTGCATGCCATTGTGCACCCACATTTGCACAAAGTCCCTGctattttctgttgataaaagaaaactgaagcAGAATTGTCCTTATTTGAACTTGTAGGCTGTAACAAAAAAGCTACTGGCAGTAAAAAGTTCTGTGAAGTCTTTTATCACTATCTGCCATTATTTCCTGTTACGTACATAAAATGTCAGcccacaaagagaaagaaagtgagttCAAGTATGAGCATTTCTGCTCATACCCGCAGTGTTTCAGAGTGAGAAGCTTCCACCCTATTTTCCAGGTGAAGCTGTAGGTGGGGTCTGAGCTTTGAGCGATTTAGCAGCATGTAGGAAGCCTGtgagaaaagtttttttcctTAGTAGAACCTGTTTGAGTGTATGTAggctttttcatgtttttaattatactcTACGTGTTCCAAGGATTATTTGCTCTTTGGGGTGCAGTGTGATAAGCCAAAAATGTGAAAGTATTATCCTGCCCCTAGGGGATCACTGTACCTGAAATCAGAAAATGGACTGTAAATACAATGATAAAGAGagcaaaagtaaaagaagaCCAGGACTGCACACACAACAGATCAAAAAACTATTACACAACCCTGACTCATGTAAatagctgcattttttttagttCTTAACCAGTAAGAGGAAGTTTACGATGGTTGTCATTGGTATATTTGGTTATTTCCATAGTGGCTAAACATATAAAAAGCATTGGTGTAAATCACAAATTGCCACCACTCGTCCCTGTCCCTGTCATTGCTGAATTATAAACATGATACTGAATGTTTAGAGGCACCTGTAAACACTAATCCTTCCTCACTCTTTTCACAGATGAAATACCTGTTCCACAGGTGAAAAATGATGCCCTCATCGTTGTGCTGAGCATAGGACTGATAATGGTTGTCATTATCGTCGCAGTGCTCATGTATCGACGACGAAAAGGTAACTAGTCACTCAATTCTCGATGTCTACAGTACAATACGGGTagctgacaacagaaacagcaatACATAGAATTCAGGCGGGAAGAAACATGAGACAATGCACACCAGGCATAACAACGCTTCTACAAGTGTTTACGCACATCCATCTGAAGCCATGATGCACATGTCACAACACAACAGATACATGTGCAATAGATTATAAGTCAATCATCTTGATCAATGGAACATTCAGTCTGTTGCCTGAAGGGAGAATCTGATGGAATCTGAAGGCAGACTATGGGGGATGGGTGGGGTTATGATTTCCCTTTAGGGTGTACACTGAAAGACTATTTGCAGGAAATAAGAGTGGATAATCCAGTTGTTCAACAGCAGGCCAGATGCATAATTTTTTAAGTCCTTCCCCATTGTTAGTATTCCAACTGGTTTATTTTTAACTGCCACAGCCCATGTGAGAAAATAACATGGAACTAATTGCACTTAAGAACAAAAGAACTTAAATGTCCAGTCAGAACTGGGAATTTGTTATCAGTGTCACCCCAAACAATTTACAGCAGTGCTGAATTCATTAGTCAGCAAAATGTATCCTTCCTGTGTCAAAGTAATAAGAGCCTAGAGGTCacaaactttttgtttttgtcaaacgGGCAGAAGAATTCATGTCCTatcagtaaaaaaataaaaataaaaacagtgtcatTTCAACAGGAAAGACAGGGTGAGCTCCTATACAGACTTGACTCAAGTTTGTTTACCACTGAAAAGAGGAAGTGTCTAAAACGTTTTACATGGTTGATTTGGTGCCGTTATGTTTGTCGGCTTTTGTGGGAATTTCATCTGCATGTGACTCGGTCTGCCTGTTCTCCTGAAAGTATGACTTAGCTCTTTTGGAACTGCCATGTGTCAAAACCACAAAGTTTGGAAACACCCCATCGATCTTGGTTTGCGTGACAGGGGAATTTGAGGCTATTTGTGAATGCATGGGTGGTTTTTCAGCAGAGCACATGTTAGTCGTTTGAATAATTCCCCAAAACAAATACCTTCATCATTTCATTAGAAGGGTTATCACACATTTTTCCATATATGAGTGTGTGAACTTGATAAGAAGTCTTTCTTCGGTTACAGGTCATGAAACctgtcagtgacatttttaaactaGCGTCAAGAAAGAGTGAGCCTTCATAGAGACAGGTTGTCATAATAGCAAACcaccccatacacacacacatacacacacacacacacacacacacacacacacacacacatatatatacatatattaagataaattcatttaaaatactTCACGAAACATGCTTTTAAAACCCTTTCAGTATTGTTTCATTAAGTTCCttgaatgatttattttatatcaCTCTATTTTTACAGCACAGTACACAGTGccaaacaaacatacacgcaTAATCAGTTCCTCGCTCGAATGACCCTTGcttaaatatatacacacatactgtaacaaCACGCTAAATATAgagcaatgtttttcttttttttcttttttttgaatAGGATCCAACACTCCCAGCACCAGGAACCTTCTGGTTGACGGTCGGGGCGGGCCTGTTTCTGCCGTTGCCTGTGAGTTTAAACAGAGcttgtgctttctttttctttctttcgcTGTTGAGCGTCACTGATTAGGACAGAGCCCCTGTAATGTCAGCATTCCCTCATAATAACTTCATCCTCAAAATACTTTTTGCATTCTTCTTGATCCATTGGAACAGCTTGCGTGTGGTGCCAGTCCCTGAGAGAGGGTTATAACATACTGCCACTTTAGGGTAAAGCTCTTGAGATACAGCAGAAAGGAGAGATGGTGTGACACTTGACATTGTACACTTTTTGCTCACTGCTCCTTTCGAAAGTCTGAGCCCCGAGCGGGTTGCACGGCCTGTGAGCACAGCTGTAGCCACTCACTGCTGTAGATACGGCTGCAGTAACTACAGATATGATACATGTGTTAACAACAAAGCTCAAGAGTTCAAGAATAGCTCTGCACACAACCACATCAATTTACTGCACTCACACATCGCCTTTATGTAATTAATGCTACacccattaaaaacaaatttgttaCGTCCTAATAGTCATAACAACTACACAGCCATGGCTACATCCACAGTGACAGCTATAGCATCCCGCGGCTACAGTCATGGGTTAATGGCAGCTACAGCTTGTCTCAGTCACAGCATTGATATAAGCCAGTCATACTGTAGAGACTGGAGAACTAGGTTAACTAGCTTCCACTCGTTATTTCAATATTAGCTGCAGACTGGAATGCAGAAGTAGTTCAGAAAAAGATGAATTCCACTGTGACCTTTCAGGATCATTGTAGTCTACTTTTCTTGCGAATGTAGACACTACAATGCACTTTTGAAAACAGCCACATTAACTAATATCTAAATGGAATTTGCAGCTATGAAGACAAAATATATTCTGCCACAAAGTGGCTTCTGTTGGGGATAAGTCAAATtgctgatgatgtgtttgtgaaacATTATGCACTAGATAAAAGACACCCACGCATTTTGACACCCACATCTCCTTGAAGATCACACATTTAGGGGCCTCTTGAAACTCTGATCTCAATTTTCTTCTCCACGATCTCCATGATGATTCATTTCCCTATAAATGTCACCAGCCTTGCAATATGCAGTAATTCACTcatggaaaggaaaaaagtgaatcATTTTCACATGTGGCTTAGCTATAGCAAGTGAGTCAACAAACAGGGTTAAAACTCAAATCACTGCATAACGTCTTACAACTTTATTGCATGCTATGCAATACATTTGTCAAGAgtgcagaaaaataattaaGGTGTGTTTGAGTAGATTTACACCACCACAGTTCTTTTGGAGTTACTGTGACCATGATGACTGATCAATACttaaaatgttctctgtgttAGTTTTCTGACAATGCTTTCCTCTTCATCAGGCTcacaaacagataaagaaaatgaggaagagagaaCTATTTTTAATGAAGGTAAGTGACTCTTAGAAGTATTGTTTACATGATTGCTATTTCTCagttttgctttttcatttgCAGTGGTAGTGAATAAAAATCTTTCTTTGAGTTctacaagaaaagaaaatgcctGCCGAAAAATGgctttaaatgttaaacaaaGACTTTGCCCACGTGAAGGATGCACAGTTTTGAACAAGCCTCTCAGAAAAGACTAATTCAGAAGGACAGTTTCTTCCAGAAATCTGTAGTTGTCTTTAGGTTGCAGAGctacattcattaaaaaacacatttttactgtaaagaTATCAGCCTACGCACTTCACACCTCCTATAATGTAGATACCATGTGATCATGATCAAGTCTGGATTGTTGTCTGCAGAGCGCATAGAGGAAAATCTGGGGGCGATTCTGAAAGCCCATTATTCTGACGTCTCCTTCAGCACAGAGGTGAGGCATCACTCGGGCTCTTTCGACGTGGAAGAGCTGCCTCACAGGCTGCAAAACAAGTGAGTCACACATAGCCTACAAATTTTTACCGAACTGATTGTGAGGATGCCAGAATTGCCTGCTACTATAATCTCATTTCCAGTAACAGCAACAACTTGAGTTTTTGTTATTGAGTACatttttagttagttagtttagAATTATGCGGTGTGACTCAGGGATCAACACTAGGCCCAGTCCTCTTCTCAATCTACAGTATATGGTTCCTTTAGTAAGGCTAAGAGACATATAAATTCCTTTAGGACACATAAGTGGCAAACacaatattcatttttatgctATTTAACTCTAAACCCTAAACTTGAATTCACCAAAGCTAATCTCATTGTATCTCAATATGTGCCGGTCAACAACTTTTTAGTAGAAACACTGTCCTCTATCAAACCTCCAATAAAACATAGCACAAGCCATAATGACAGTGATAATGAATTTTTAGCATCCGAATTAAGACGAGGTTGACAGTAATCACGGTCCATGGCAATGGCAATTGCAAAGCAGTATGTTTCCAGAAACTACAGCTATCAGAGATGCGTGTTGGCCTGATCACCTGTTTCATCACAGCCTGCAAACCATTCCGCTTTTGTCGATTAGTTTACACTCCAACAGGGTCCTGCAGCGTCAAACAAAACTGGATGGTGCAACACAGTTAACAAGCTGTGATAACTTCCATTTTTGGACTCTCTAGCTTCTCCATTCCCTAAAGAGCATGATATTGGTCAGTCATGCAAATTGCATGACAAAACTTTAGATAGATTTAGATTGCTTCTGCAGCAAATCCAAAGTAAGTGATTTCATGATGTTTGTTGCTGAAAATGCTGCTGTGACCAGGATTTAGGAACTGAAACTTCAGGGATATACCCAGCTGACATTCACAGCTGATGtctatatttttctgtttgtacgGGCCTGTATAGTTTACAGTCTCaactctgcttgtttttttttttcagtgagggCCAGGCTATGAAACCTCAAGCTTTACTCCCAGAAGCTGGAGAGATACTTTTACTTCAGGGACCCCCAGGAAGCGGAAAGACAACTGTAGCCCACATCCTGGTCTCCTCTTGGGTCGAAGGGCCCGCACATTCCCTCGCTAATGTCCTAGATCTCAGCATTCTTCGGCTTCTCTTGTACATCGACTGCAGCGCTGCAAAGGGTGACTTGTTTCAGGAAGTAGTGACTCAACTTTCTCTCATGGAAAAGACATCGACAGAGGATGAGCTGAGGACTTTGTT comes from the Lates calcarifer isolate ASB-BC8 linkage group LG9, TLL_Latcal_v3, whole genome shotgun sequence genome and includes:
- the LOC108879218 gene encoding uncharacterized protein LOC108879218 — encoded protein: MDWALFVILQVIFQPSLSVLFTVEAERPTYTSEFGGDVVMGCRFQPKPSNPQADLKVSWRWLGSTSPWEVYQMNNGKEHSASPEYQGRVRLLTEQLNEGWAKLQVSRLRINDSGVYQCLVQTGEGADYKAITLSVIAPYKTLTKRIVKAAEGDKVLLTCQSEGYPESPVVWQDGRLQSLKSNTTTVSTPEQLFKVTSQIHVNSSDKDNYTCHFLNGGQSATFHIPDEIPVPQVKNDALIVVLSIGLIMVVIIVAVLMYRRRKGSNTPSTRNLLVDGRGGPVSAVACSQTDKENEEERTIFNEERIEENLGAILKAHYSDVSFSTEVRHHSGSFDVEELPHRLQNNEGQAMKPQALLPEAGEILLLQGPPGSGKTTVAHILVSSWVEGPAHSLANVLDLSILRLLLYIDCSAAKGDLFQEVVTQLSLMEKTSTEDELRTLLTRSSDTLLLLDGYREGNQFFDESLKRFLCERGGCRVLVVTCPEHCPTLKETIGTRGVLKLQTQTVKY